Genomic DNA from Tissierellales bacterium:
TTACCCATAAATGAAAAAAAAAATCTCTAAACTAAATAGTTTAAAGATTTTATACTTTAATAGATTACTCTTTCGTATCATCTGTTTCGGCTTTAATTCCTACACTCGAATACAAACCGCCCGTTATTTTATTTTTAAAATCATAATTTGGCTTAATTTTCCACTTATCATCTTCTTTAACCAATTCAACGTCTAATTCAGCTTCCACATATCCTACTTCTAATAAAAACTTTTCATACAAATTTTTTAGCTCTGCTTCTATATCAAATCCTGATTTTGACTCTTTAAGTGAAAGTCTAAAAATCTCATCTATTAGCATCCCATTTGCTTTTGGCATATCTTTAACTTTTATTTTCACCTTAGCTTTAGCGCTTTTGCTTTCAACGTCTACACCTGTAATTTCATATTCTAAATAAGTAAACGCTTCTGAAAATAAATCTAAATCTTTTTGTCCTAGTTCCATCAAGTTTTCATTTTCGATACCTGTCATATAACTCTCTGCCAACAAAATATCCCCTGTCTTATATGCATTTAAGCAATTCTCTACAGTTTTTTTTACTTCACTATCAGCACACCCAACTAAACAAGCAAATAGCATAATCACTATCAAGATTTTAAATATTTTCTTCATCCCATATTCCTGCCTTTCAAGTACTAGTTTATTCCGTCTTTTATTTTAACACAAAACCCCGTGCATTCAAAAGAATATATTCTGAATACACAGGGTTTAAATATTTCTAGGCAGTTTTAACGTTACTCTCGTCTATTGAAACTTCCTCAACATTGGTTTTTTTACCAAATATTCTTATCACTGCATAAAGTGCTACAAGTCCTAAACCTAAACTAATAAATGGATTAAGACCAAGCCCTGCTGGCACAAAACCAAATACAATTGAAACCAAACCTACCGTGACCGCATAAGGTAATTGTGTCTTAACATGAGCTACGTGATCACAAGCACTCGCCATAGATGACATTATGGTTGTATCTGATACTGGAGAACAATGATCTCCTAACACAGCTCCTGTCAAAACAGCTCCGATAGTAGGTACTATCATTGGTACTCCACCCATTGTAAATGCAAGCTCTATTGCCAATGGCATAACTATAGAATTCGCACCCCAAGATGTTCCAGTAGCAAAAGCTATAACAGCTGGAACCAAGAACATCAAAAGTGGCAATAAGCTAGCTGGTAAATTTATTTGCTGCGCTTGTGCAACTATAAACTTAGCTGTCCCTAAATCTTTATTTACTGCTCCTAGTGACCATGCTAGTGTAAGAATCATTGCTGCAACAGTCATTGATTTTACTCCAGATACCCACGCATCTACTAATTCTTTTACTGACAAAATTCTCTGTACTAATGTCATCAATCCAGCTACTATGATACCTGCAAATGATGCCCAAAGAAGTACTACACTTGCATCTGCATTACCGAATGCTTCTTGCAATCCTGCACCTTCAAGACCTCCACCATTTACATATAATCCTGTTATAGTAACTACTATTACTGTTAAAATAGGTACTATTGCATTATACCATCTGTATTTTCCTGTTTCATTCTCAAAATCTTGTGCTTCATCTGAAACCA
This window encodes:
- a CDS encoding Na+/H+ antiporter NhaC family protein — protein: MDFGWLSIIPPIVAIVLALITQEVLLSLFVAILIGATILGGNLLTGFTQTLNHYIVGSLNDSWNISILIFCLSIGGLIGILNRNGGTRGIGNLIVSKAKNSRSSLLATWAMGFVIFFDDYANSLIVGNTMRPITDRMKVPREKLAYIVDSTAAPVSSIALISTWVGMEIGLIKDGLANVGVNMEAYGVFLETIPYRFYSLLGLAFVFLIIWTGRDFGPMAKAERRAKSTGKVLADGATPMVSDEAQDFENETGKYRWYNAIVPILTVIVVTITGLYVNGGGLEGAGLQEAFGNADASVVLLWASFAGIIVAGLMTLVQRILSVKELVDAWVSGVKSMTVAAMILTLAWSLGAVNKDLGTAKFIVAQAQQINLPASLLPLLMFLVPAVIAFATGTSWGANSIVMPLAIELAFTMGGVPMIVPTIGAVLTGAVLGDHCSPVSDTTIMSSMASACDHVAHVKTQLPYAVTVGLVSIVFGFVPAGLGLNPFISLGLGLVALYAVIRIFGKKTNVEEVSIDESNVKTA